Proteins from a genomic interval of Geotrypetes seraphini chromosome 7, aGeoSer1.1, whole genome shotgun sequence:
- the PMCH gene encoding pro-MCH, with translation MIISSYPLILTLSLISQGILLSVSKSVRKVEGDDMLLDSFSLGKALRNGEAIEKTMATSLEHYKAEDSNFLNEEEERNQKNVGPRHSFHGGLPLNLAVKQLPFLALKGSVVFPPNTEVQSSEPVDEKRDTGDEDNTVKFPIGRRDFDMLRCMLGRVYRPCWQI, from the exons ATGATCATCTCATCTTATCCATTAATACTAACTTTGTCTTTAATTTCTCAAGGCATTTTACTCTCAGTCTCAAAGTCTGTCAGGAAGGTTGAGGGTGATGACATGCTGCTAGATTCGTTCAGTCTTGGGAAAGCTCTTCGTAATGGAGAAGCCATAGAGAAGACTATGGCTACATCTCTCGAGCACTATAAGGCAGAGGACAGCAACTTTCTGAATGAAGAGGAAGAACGAAACCAAAAG aATGTAGGTCCTAGACATAGCTTCCATGGTGGTTTGCCGCTAAATCTAGCCGTGAAACAACTACCTTTCCTGGCACTAAAAGGATCCGTTGTTTTCCCACCTAACACTGAAGTTCAGAGCAGTGAGCCGGTCGATGAAAAACGAGACACTGGAGATGAAGATAATACTGTTAAATTTCCCATTGGAAGAAGAGATTTTGACA tgctcaGGTGTATGTTGGGAAGAGTTTATCGACCATGTTGGCAAATCTGA